A section of the Malania oleifera isolate guangnan ecotype guangnan chromosome 2, ASM2987363v1, whole genome shotgun sequence genome encodes:
- the LOC131149685 gene encoding protodermal factor 1 — protein sequence MPSFSLSSSAPLLGLFQFASPKPSMMRDTSKQASLFMWIFVMGLLSQNLLIPVMSTSFEDQKNYYPDPRPVTPPHGSRTSPPLGISPKPECRCGDPPPSHGITPPSHGGGSYYSPPPTPRSRGQRGCGTPPSPKKGGGGGGGYYSPPPSGGSSPPTPVVYYSPPTAGGSPPTPVVVTPPSTPTVSVPPPPFLPDPNSPFTGTCNYWKSHPALIWGLFGWWATVGGAFGLPSVSEYGAGLSLLDALSNTRSDGLGALYREGTASLLNSMVSKKFHFTTKQVKNSFIAAVGSNKAAAAQANIFKLANEGRLKPKT from the exons ATGCCATCTTTCAGTCTCTCCTCATCTGCTCCACTTCTTGGACTGTTTCAATTTGCTAGTCCAAAACCAAGTATGATGAGGGACACGAGCAAACAAGCTTCCCTGTTCATGTGGATTTTTGTTATGGGATTGCTTTCTCAGAACTTGCTCATTCCAGTCATGTCCACGAGctttgaagatcaaaagaacTATTATCCAGATCCACGTCCAGTAACCCCTCCCCATG GATCGCGCACAAGTCCTCCCCTTGGGATTTCCCCCAAGCCAGAGTGCAGGTGTGGAGACCCACCACCCTCTCATGGAATTACTCCGCCATCTCACGGCGGTGGAAGCTACTACTCTCCCCCACCAACGCCACGCAGCCGAGGTCAACGCGGCTGTGGAACTCCGCCGTCTCCCAAAAAGGGTGGTGGAGGAGGCGGTGGCTACTATTCCCCTCCTCCATCCGGTGGCAGCAGTCCACCAACACCAGTTGTCTACTACTCCCCTCCAACTGCCGGTGGCAGTCCGCCAACCCCGGTTGTGGTAACTCCGCCTTCCACTCCCACCGTCTCAGTTCCCCCACCCCCATTCCTTCCTGATCCCAACAGTCCCTTCACTGGTACATGCAA CTACTGGAAGAGTCACCCCGCATTGATTTGGGGTTTGTTTGGGTGGTGGGCGACGGTGGGCGGAGCATTTGGTTTGCCCAGCGTTTCTGAATACGGGGCAGGCCTCAGCTTGCTCGATGCACTTTCTAACACGCGCAGTGATGGGCTGGGGGCCCTCTACAGAGAAGGAACAGCATCACTGCTGAATTCCATGGTGAGCAAGAAGTTCCACTTCACCACCAAGCAAGTGAAGAACAGTTTCATTGCAGCAGTGGGCTCCAACAAGGCGGCAGCAGCTCAGGCAAACATCTTCAAGTTGGCCAACGAGGGCCGACTTAAGCCTaaaacttga